TGTCTAGAGTGAAACATCACAAAGTCTGCAGAAACACTGATAAGATGAGGCTACTCTACTTTTAGAGACACTGGGACTGCAGTGCAAGGGCATTTGCCTACCTACAAGCATTTTGAGTGAGACCTGGTACACCAAAATTGAACAGGCATGTTTGTGTTGTTCTGTAGCCTGAAGAGCATCTCCATTCAAGCACAGTTCACAGACCAGGCCTAGGCCCATCCTGAAACTACAGAGCCTGTGAGGCCAGCCCTATGTGTGAAGAATAATCTCCAACATCAATACTTAACAATCTGGACATTATTCTCTTCCTGCGCATCATTTCACCAACCTTTTCACTCTTATGATCTGATCCCTCATCGGTTTTATGTCCTGGAAGCTTTGTTGGTTGACTAGGCTGTAGACTAGTATGAATCCTTGTCCGTTTTTGATGTAAAGGTCCCGCATGGAGGCGAACTGCTCGGTACCAGCGGTGTCAAGGATCTCCAACACCGAGGGTGAGGAGTCCACCTCGATCTCCTTGCGGTAAAAATCCTCTATAGTGGGGTCATACTTCTCAATGAACGTCCCGGTAACAAACTGCACAGTGAGGGCGGATTTCCCGACCCCACCGCTGCCCAGGACCACCACTTTATACTCGCGCATCGTGGATTAAATCAAGTCAGGTTAGGGTATCAATCTCCGCGCGTCATTGAAATGAACTCAAAATGTTCCCGCACCAATTACAATCACCATTTGTGTCCCATTTTTAACGGGTTGTCAGTAACACAGTCTTGGTCGCCGCTGCTCAGCTATGGCAGAGCACAAAGACTCGGTGCCCCAAGATGGATTTCATTGTAGAAATTCCCCCATGCAGGCCAGACACTGACAGCTATACGGGCATTCGAGGACTGCAATTGTCCAAAATGTGCACAGGGAGGAAGCAAATATCGCCCGATGATGTGGACCGTTTTCATCTGCTTAGCTCACCCCTCTGTATgcatcataaaaaaacaaacttgctCCATCGAGGACACTGGAAAAACGCTGGTAGCCCCTAGAATGAACTACAGGCGCGATTTTCCAAGCAGGAGCCCGCTTCCGAAAAAAAATCACCAactaaaaatatttcaacacttAATTAAAGAACTTGcgtctctttgtttctctttcaccATCTCTGGCAtgtctccgtctctccctcgctctccaGTGCAATCCCAGCCGCCATACTCTCGGGTGGAGACCCACAGCCGCTGCGTAACCAGCTGGACCCTGCTCGGCTCCCGtacagaggcaa
This Siniperca chuatsi isolate FFG_IHB_CAS linkage group LG12, ASM2008510v1, whole genome shotgun sequence DNA region includes the following protein-coding sequences:
- the LOC122885419 gene encoding ras-related protein Rap-2a, giving the protein MREYKVVVLGSGGVGKSALTVQFVTGTFIEKYDPTIEDFYRKEIEVDSSPSVLEILDTAGTEQFASMRDLYIKNGQGFILVYSLVNQQSFQDIKPMRDQIIRVKRYEKVPVILVGNKVDLESEREVSSSEGQALAEEWGCPFMETSAKSKTMVDELFAEIVRQMDYAAQPDKDDPCCSSCNIQ